CCTCCACAGGGCAAAAAAATGCGAATCTTGAACTTTGTCAATTGGACCCGAGATAAGGGGCCGCAGATTGAGCAAAGGGAGGTTGTTCCGGGGTTAAAAGCTTCCGCGGAGAATAGGAAGAAGTTTGTGGATGCCCTCGACTTCATTTGTTCAGGTAATTGATAACGATATCAGATCTCGCGGCGATAACCCCAAAATAGTTAAAATATCACAAAAGGGACAGGTAACCATTCCGGTTACAATGAAAATAACGGGAGGCGTGCAACATTATACCGATATTACCGTTTGGCTTCGTTTGTGGTAAGATGTGTGTCAGGTGAAGAGGGATGGGTACGATTAACAACACAGCAGGAACCGTGGCCAGGGCTGCGGCAGTGATCGTAATATTTACGGGATTATCTAAGATTCTGGGGTTTATTCGGGAGATGGTTTTGGCCTACGGCTTCGGGGCGGGAGCAGCTACCGACGCTTATCTCGTGGCCTTGACCATTCCCGGCATCATTTTTGCGATCCTGGGAGGGGCATTGGCAGCGGGAGCGGTGCCCCTTTTTACTTCTTTCCGCAGTCGCTGGGGAGAGGATGAAGCCTGGCGGCTGTTTTCGGCTATGATTACCTTTCTTTTGGTGGTTTTGACCGGCTTTACCCTGGCCGGGGAGCCTCTGGCCAGGCAGTTGGTGTGGCTCATCACCCCGGGGCTGCCAGAGGAAACGGCGGTTCTTGCTGCTTCGCTGACTAGGATAGTATTGCCCAGCGTAATTTTCCTGGCTTTGGGGAACATATACTACGGGCTTCTCAACGCCAACGGGATTTTCGGCCCACCTGCTTTTTCTTCGGTTCTGACCAATGTTTTAGTAATCGGCGGCCTGGTATTGGGCATGAAGTACGGCATCGTGGCCGCAGCCTGGGGGGTTCTTTCAGGCTATGCGGCTGCTTTTTTGCTGCAGGTCCCGTACATGCGCGGGGTGGGATTCCGCTACCGGCCGGTATGGGACCTGAAACATCCGGGCATGCTCGAGGCCTGGCAGATGCTGGTGCCGGTCTTGATCAGTTCCGGGCTGGGACAGATCTACCTCATAATAGACCGGATACTGGCTTCGGGCCTGCCGGAAGGGAGCATCACGGCCCTGAACTATGCCCAGAAGGTGGCGATGCTTCCCCAGGGGATGCTGGCGGTTCCCCTGGCCACCGCCATATTTCCGGCTTTAGCCGAACGGGCGGTGGCGGAGTCAGAGGAGGATTTTGCCCGGGCTCTGACCCGGGGGGTGAGCCTAATTTTAGTCACCACCTTGCCCTTGGCGGTTCTGGTCTTAGTTTTGGCCCGGCCGACGGTGGAGCTGCTGTTCATGCGCGGGGCCTTCGATGAGCGGGCGGCGGTCATGACTACCTTAGCCTTGGCTATGTTTGCCATCGGGCTGGTGGGGCAGTGCGTTAATCCCCTCATGACGCGCGGATTCTATGCCCGGCAGGATTCGGTGACACCTCTGAAGTGCGGGGTGGTGGCCATCGGGCTGAACCTGGTATTAAGCCTTATATTAATTCATCCCTTGAAGCACGCGGGGCTGGCCTTGGCTAACTCGCTGGCGGCCACGTTCAACGTCTTCCAGCTGGGCTGGCGGTTGAGCCGGATGAGCGGCGGACAAGTGTCGTTTTCGGGCATCGGGCGTGACGTTGGCATGACGGTCGTGGCCGCCGCTGTTTGTGGCCTTGCCGCCTGGGCCTGTGATGCGGTGCTGGCGGGCATGGTCGGTATGGGAACGGTAGGGGCTTTTATTCGCGTGGCGGTGGCTGGTTCGATAGGACTTGTCGTGTTCGGAACGGTGGCCTGGTTTTTGAGAGTGAGGGAGTTTGTGGCCTTGGTGGAGAAGGGCGTGGGGTTACTTCAGCGAAGGCCAAGCACGGGATCGGTGAATTAAGCGGGACCGTTTGCAAACAGCCGCGCGTAGAAAGGGTATTCAGAGCAGTCATGCGGCGCGGCAGGGGATGGGCTTGCTCAGCTGCCGCTTTCCTTCAGTTTCCTTATCGGGAACGGCTTACGGCTGGTGAAGTACTCGGTCTCGGCCGGGGTTAGCTCCAGTCCCAAGTATTCCTTGAGTTGGGCTACGAGATAGCGGATGGCGGGAGCACGGTTGGCGACCAACCCGCCGGCCATGGCCGATCCTTCCCAGGCCGGGTTGTTCAGGCTCCAGTCGAGGCGGCTGAATTTTTCCCGGCAAAGATCTTTCCAATCCTGGGGACGCTGATCGATGGCGGCCCGGACAGCCCCCGCCATGGCCTGCCAGCCCACGCTGTGCATGGCGATATAGCGGGAGCGGTGTTCGAATGGCATCATCTTTCCCGCTACCACTTTCTCGATCTCGGGCAGCGAAGGAAGCAGGACCTCGTCGAAGACCTGCACCAGCTCACCGGCGGCCCGGGAAACGAGTTCGGGAGGGATATCGGCCATTTCCGAATCGTAGTAGCCGTTGCGGTCTTTGAGGATTTCTTTGCTCATCTCGTAAAGAACTCCTAAAGTGATTATTTTTTTCGATTTTTGGGCTAGGGAATTGTGCTCAAGTTCAACCCGGTTGGCCAGCAGTGACGAGCGGTTCATGGCTTCTTTGGCGGCCTGCTCGAAGAGACCGCGCCATTCGAAAAGGATGTTCAAGGTTTTGGTAGTAGGTTTCGCGTTGCGGTTGAGGTCGCTGAACAGTTGCTGGGACTTCTTGAGGCCGCGGTGGGGTATAAGGATGACCGAGATCTTTTCGGCTGCAAGGCCCGGGCTTTCTTTTAAGGCTTCTTTGATGGCTACCAACCGGTGTTGCCCGTCTAAAGTACGCAGTTCCTCGGTTCCGTCCAGGATGACGTAACCCCATTCCCCGTTCACCGGTTCAAAGGTTATTTCGGATTTGGCATGGGCAGGGTATACCACTTCCACGGTGAGAGAGCTGAAGAAATGGTCCGGAACCTGTAAGAGGTAAGGCACTACCTCCCGACGCACGCGGGGCCAGTTGATCTTGCGCTGGGCCCGGAGGTCGGCCGGTATCTCGGCTTCTTGCCGTTTTTCCAGTTCTTCGGAATAGGTTATATTGCGGGCGGCCTCTCCCAGTCCCCACACGGTGAGGTAGTACTGGATGCCCCCCATTTCTCCCCGCAAAGCTGGAATGCGAAGCATAAACTATCCTCTCTTTCTATCAGAAAGTATTGCAAGAAATATATCTAATGCAAGTATATTTAATATCAGACCACAAGTCAATCCGACTCGGGGAAGTTACCGGTACCACGGGAGACAATACCGTTCTTAGCTCCTGTTATTGGCAAGACAGAGGTAGCTGTGGGTCGGAAGCGGGGGCTTGTGCGGCCTATGAAGCGCTCATCATGCGGTGGGACAACGTGCCTACGCAAGACCAGCTTGCAGACACTTAGGGGAATCATTGACAAAGACAAAGGGTCAAACGCACAATGATGACGAACTCAGTTTGATCCTGGAATAGCAAAAGCTGGACTTTCCGTTTTAGGAAAGGCTCAGGCTTGGGCTAAACACAATCTCAACTCGGCTGGCATGTATCTTCTTCCATGCTACACCCTCTATGTAGTTTGTTCCCAAGACCATTGTAAACCTAGTAAGTGCTTGCAGCAATAACTTACCGACGGGTGAGCATCATGGTCCAAAACAACATCGACGACCTCCGCCTGTTCGCTCACCCTATCTAGGACGCCTTCTTATGACTCATAAAATCCCACCGTTTGGCTCTTTGCCACGATCACGGTGTCTCAAATCCAACCAATCTCACCCCGAGCTCGCGCAACATAGTAAATGAGTCGATATGGTCAACTTCGAAGGCACGACATACGTTGGGAAGAGGAACCTTATTTTTTAACGTTAGCCTTGAACTGTTCCTGAGTTACGAGTACTTTATTCCGGACCATTGCGTATGCAAGCAGCCAGCCGTCAGCTCCACTGGCAAAATCTCTTTTAGCCCAGTCATAAAATTGGCGTTGTCTGTTGACCCAATTCATAACCTCACCGTAACATTCCACGATATCCTTGTCGGCAGTCGAGTCAAACCATCTGGCAAAAACTTTCTTGGCCCACTGGGCAAGATAGTCGTTCCCGCGCTCCAACTCCCGTTTAACCCAATCAACACTGCAGAGCAGACCATTGCTGGCGAAAATAGGGCCTTAGCTTTTGTTCTGGGCTTTACACCCGAGCTAAGGAGCTTTACAATCAATCTAAAGTAAAGAATGAGGGTGAGGTCCATGTCAGTTGTAAAGATTTCGAAAAAGGGACAGGTAACTATTCCGGCCGAGATAAGAAAAGTTCTGGGAGCAGCTCCGGGGACCCGCCTGCGCTTTGTCGTGCAGGGGGACTCGGTGCAGGTGGTAAAGGCTGATGAAGGAATAGCTGCTTTGAGAGGTAGTGTGAAGGTGTCAGAAGCACAAGATTTTTTGGCAGTAAGGCAGCAGGTTATGGAGGAGGTAGCGAGGGAGGTTGCGGGCGAAGGCGAGGACGATTGATGCCAACGTTATACTGAGATTTCTCCTCAATGACAACCCCAGTCAGGCCGAGCGCTGCTCTCAACTGCTGCAGAGGGTCGAAAGCGGGGCCGAACAGGTATTTTTGCCCGACTTGGTTATGGCCGAAGTGGTGTGGACGCTTGAAAAGTTTTACCGCCAGCCCAAGGCGAGGATAAGGGAGCTGTTGTTGCCGATATTGCTGCTTCGGGGCATGCGGCTTTCGAGCAAGTCCGTGGCAAGGAAGGCGCTAGATTGGTACGTGGGAAAAAACATAGACTGGACAGATGCTTTTGTTGCTGCCAAAATGGCGAGTGGAAATAGGGCCGAGATCTATTCCTACGACCGCCATTTTGACAGGTTACTGGAAATCAAGAGGATTGAGCCTTAAAACAGGGGCGCATGTTTCTGGTCCCGGTCCAGGTGAACCGGGACCCGGAGGCTACCCAGGCCTTGAAGCTTTTGACGGGGTCTCAAGGATAACGGGTTTGGCAATGAAAAAGTAATGGTATTCTGTTGTCATAACCACTTACTGAGTTTATAATGGCTTTGGAAAAGAACTGAATGGAGGGGATAGGGTGGAACAGGTTATAGTGCGGGTTTCCAGTAAGCGGCAAATAACCCTTCCGGCTGCAATTTACAAAAGGCTTGGCATACAGCCGGGACAAAAGCTATTATTAGAAGTTCAAGGGGACAAGATAATTCTTTCACCAAAAACCACGAGCTACACAGAACTGCTAGCGGGTTCTGTGAAGAACGTCTACGGTAGAACTGCAAAAGAAGTCGACGCATACGTCAGAAAGGAACGGGAAGCATGGGACAGGACGCATTCATGAACAAAGTGGTCCGTGCCAAACGTTTATTACTCGACACCAACGTTATAATCTATTTTTTGCAGGGTATCAGCCCTTACGATGTTCTCTTACATCCTTTATTCATTCTTATTGAAGAGGGGAGACTGCGAGCTGTCATTTCTGCGATTACGGAGGCCGAACTCTTGGTTGGACCGCTTAAGAAGAACGACAGCGAAGCCTTAGCCAAGGTACAGCTGTTGCTCAATGAGTTTCCGGGGCTGAAAGTCATGCCGGTTTCGCGTCAGATAAGCCAGATGGGTGCTTCGATCAGAGCTGAAACTAATTTGCCCCTACCCGATGCACTCATTATCGCAACGGCTCAGGCAGATGGATGCGATGCAATTATTGGAAACGACAGGTCCTGGTCCAGGATTCATGCACCGGAAGTAATCCTTCTCGGTGATTACACGTAAACCAGGGGACGGCAGGCTGTGTGAAAACGAAAGTCTTACGCGTAATCATGCATCCGGTTGCATAATATACACTTGTTTACGAGGCTAGTGGTGCCTGGCGTGTATATTTCTGCTACCACTAACCAATTTTCACACAGGCTGCCGTCTCCGTGTGTTATTGTGTTAAGCGTAGCTGTGCAACCCAGACATCAAATAGTTTACTCCGAAAAAAGTGAATAACACTATCAGAAACCCTATGATGACCATCCAGTTGCTCCTCTTTCCCCTCCATTCCCTCCTCCTGTGTAAATGGAGGTAAGAGGCGTATACTATCCAGCTTATCAAAGCCCAGTCTTCTTTAGGGTCCCAGCTCCAATAAGTGCCCCAGGCCTGTTCAGCCCAGACAGCACCAA
The sequence above is drawn from the Syntrophothermus lipocalidus DSM 12680 genome and encodes:
- a CDS encoding DUF4411 family protein; protein product: MFASNGLLCSVDWVKRELERGNDYLAQWAKKVFARWFDSTADKDIVECYGEVMNWVNRQRQFYDWAKRDFASGADGWLLAYAMVRNKVLVTQEQFKANVKK
- the murJ gene encoding murein biosynthesis integral membrane protein MurJ, producing MGTINNTAGTVARAAAVIVIFTGLSKILGFIREMVLAYGFGAGAATDAYLVALTIPGIIFAILGGALAAGAVPLFTSFRSRWGEDEAWRLFSAMITFLLVVLTGFTLAGEPLARQLVWLITPGLPEETAVLAASLTRIVLPSVIFLALGNIYYGLLNANGIFGPPAFSSVLTNVLVIGGLVLGMKYGIVAAAWGVLSGYAAAFLLQVPYMRGVGFRYRPVWDLKHPGMLEAWQMLVPVLISSGLGQIYLIIDRILASGLPEGSITALNYAQKVAMLPQGMLAVPLATAIFPALAERAVAESEEDFARALTRGVSLILVTTLPLAVLVLVLARPTVELLFMRGAFDERAAVMTTLALAMFAIGLVGQCVNPLMTRGFYARQDSVTPLKCGVVAIGLNLVLSLILIHPLKHAGLALANSLAATFNVFQLGWRLSRMSGGQVSFSGIGRDVGMTVVAAAVCGLAAWACDAVLAGMVGMGTVGAFIRVAVAGSIGLVVFGTVAWFLRVREFVALVEKGVGLLQRRPSTGSVN
- a CDS encoding DNA sulfur modification protein DndB yields the protein MLRIPALRGEMGGIQYYLTVWGLGEAARNITYSEELEKRQEAEIPADLRAQRKINWPRVRREVVPYLLQVPDHFFSSLTVEVVYPAHAKSEITFEPVNGEWGYVILDGTEELRTLDGQHRLVAIKEALKESPGLAAEKISVILIPHRGLKKSQQLFSDLNRNAKPTTKTLNILFEWRGLFEQAAKEAMNRSSLLANRVELEHNSLAQKSKKIITLGVLYEMSKEILKDRNGYYDSEMADIPPELVSRAAGELVQVFDEVLLPSLPEIEKVVAGKMMPFEHRSRYIAMHSVGWQAMAGAVRAAIDQRPQDWKDLCREKFSRLDWSLNNPAWEGSAMAGGLVANRAPAIRYLVAQLKEYLGLELTPAETEYFTSRKPFPIRKLKESGS
- a CDS encoding AbrB/MazE/SpoVT family DNA-binding domain-containing protein — its product is MEQVIVRVSSKRQITLPAAIYKRLGIQPGQKLLLEVQGDKIILSPKTTSYTELLAGSVKNVYGRTAKEVDAYVRKEREAWDRTHS
- a CDS encoding PIN domain-containing protein, with the translated sequence MRAKARTIDANVILRFLLNDNPSQAERCSQLLQRVESGAEQVFLPDLVMAEVVWTLEKFYRQPKARIRELLLPILLLRGMRLSSKSVARKALDWYVGKNIDWTDAFVAAKMASGNRAEIYSYDRHFDRLLEIKRIEP
- a CDS encoding type II toxin-antitoxin system VapC family toxin: MNKVVRAKRLLLDTNVIIYFLQGISPYDVLLHPLFILIEEGRLRAVISAITEAELLVGPLKKNDSEALAKVQLLLNEFPGLKVMPVSRQISQMGASIRAETNLPLPDALIIATAQADGCDAIIGNDRSWSRIHAPEVILLGDYT
- a CDS encoding AbrB/MazE/SpoVT family DNA-binding domain-containing protein — translated: MSVVKISKKGQVTIPAEIRKVLGAAPGTRLRFVVQGDSVQVVKADEGIAALRGSVKVSEAQDFLAVRQQVMEEVAREVAGEGEDD